Proteins encoded within one genomic window of Rhododendron vialii isolate Sample 1 chromosome 1a, ASM3025357v1:
- the LOC131335837 gene encoding uncharacterized protein LOC131335837 isoform X2: MTVLKRYVLRLFISLKYITTNVVDRNNGRIVATASTVEHSLKSTLECGRSCNAKAAAVVGDVLAMRLKVEGLEHGQGRGIHVDVNEEVEKKGFKNKTKIWAIVNSLKNNGVKLILNDDDNHGTSRPYI; encoded by the coding sequence ATGACAGTTCTGAAGAGGTACGTGCTAAGATTATTCATATCGCTGAAGTACATTACAACAAATGTTGTAGACAGAAACAATGGACGGATTGTCGCGACAGCGTCCACAGTGGAACATTCCCTGAAGAGCACGTTGGAGTGTGGTAGGTCTTGCAATGCAAAGGCAGCGGCAGTTGTGGGAGATGTATTGGCAATGCGGCTCAAGGTGGAGGGTCTAGAGCATGGACAGGGGAGGGGTATCCATGTTGATGTTAACGAAGAGGTTGAGAAGAAAGGTTTCAAGAACAAGACTAAGATTTGGGCCATCGTAAATTCTCTCAAGAACAATGGAGTCAAACTCATTCTTAATGATGATGACAACCACGGTACCTCACGGCCCTATATTTGA
- the LOC131335837 gene encoding uncharacterized protein LOC131335837 isoform X1, with amino-acid sequence MRAFQVHNMTVLKRYVLRLFISLKYITTNVVDRNNGRIVATASTVEHSLKSTLECGRSCNAKAAAVVGDVLAMRLKVEGLEHGQGRGIHVDVNEEVEKKGFKNKTKIWAIVNSLKNNGVKLILNDDDNHGTSRPYI; translated from the exons atg AGAGCATTCCAGGTCCATAACATGACAGTTCTGAAGAGGTACGTGCTAAGATTATTCATATCGCTGAAGTACATTACAACAAATGTTGTAGACAGAAACAATGGACGGATTGTCGCGACAGCGTCCACAGTGGAACATTCCCTGAAGAGCACGTTGGAGTGTGGTAGGTCTTGCAATGCAAAGGCAGCGGCAGTTGTGGGAGATGTATTGGCAATGCGGCTCAAGGTGGAGGGTCTAGAGCATGGACAGGGGAGGGGTATCCATGTTGATGTTAACGAAGAGGTTGAGAAGAAAGGTTTCAAGAACAAGACTAAGATTTGGGCCATCGTAAATTCTCTCAAGAACAATGGAGTCAAACTCATTCTTAATGATGATGACAACCACGGTACCTCACGGCCCTATATTTGA
- the LOC131322270 gene encoding ABC transporter F family member 1 isoform X1: MVSDASKKKAAQKKAAAAAKRGGKAAAAAASSKAADSQAVDSLANGVDKLQISDRTCTGVLCSHPLSRDIRIESLSLTFHGHDLIVDSELELNYGRRYGLLGLNGCGKSTLLTAIGCRELPIPEHMDTYHLSKEIEASDMSSLEAVISCDEERLRLEKEAEALAGQEDGGGETLERIYERLEALDASTAEKRAAEILYGLGFNKKMQEKKTRDFSGGWRMRIALARALFINPTILLLDEPTNHLDLEACVWLEETLKKFERILVVVSHSQDFLNGVCTNIIHMQSKKLKLYTGNYDQYVQTRSELEENQMKQYRWEQEQIASMKEYIARFGHGSAKLARQAQSKEKTLAKMERGGLTEKVARDKILVFRFTDVGKLPPPVLQFVEVTFGYTPDNLLYKNLDFGVDLDSRVALVGPNGAGKSTLLKLMTGDLVPLDGMVRRHNHLRIAQFHQHLAEKLDLELSALQFMMKEYPGNEEEKMRAAIGKFGLTGKAQVMPMKNLSDGQRSRVIFAWLAWRQPHMLLLDEPTNHLDIETIDSLAEALNEWDGGMVLVSHDFRLINQVAQEIWVCENQTVTRWEGDIMDFKEHLRSRAGLSD, from the exons ATGGTGTCGGACGCGAGCAAGAAGAAGGCGGCGCAGAAGAAGGCAGCGGCGGCGGCCAAGAGAGGAGGGAAGGCGGCTGCAGCGGCGGCATCGTCGAAGGCGGCTGATTCGCAAGCCGTTGATAGCTTGGCGAACGGAGTGGACAAGCTTCAGATTTCGGATCGGACTTGTACTGGCGTGCTCTGTTCGCATCCTCTCTCTAGGGATATTCGT ATAGAGTCTCTATCGCTGACTTTTCATGGACATGATCTGATCGTTGATTCTGAACTGGAACTCAATTATGGCAG ACGCTATGGTTTGCTTGGATTGAACGGGTGTGGAAAATCTACCCTTCTTACTGCAATTGGTTGTCGCGAGCTTCCTATTCCTGAACACATGGATACTTATCACCTCTCTAAGGAGATTGAGGCTTCCGACATGTCTTCACTTGAGGCTGTCATAAGCTGCGATGAGGAGAGGCTGAGGTTGGAGAAAGAAGCTGAAGCATTGGCAGGACAG GAGGATGGTGGTGGAGAAACTCTTGAACGCATTTATGAGCGTTTGGAAGCCCTTGACGCGTCAACTGCAGAGAAGCGTGCTGCTGAGATCTTGTATGGTCTTGGGTTTAACAAGAAGATGCAAGAGAAGAAAACACGCGACTTTTCTGGTGGCTGGAGAATGAGAATTGCTTTAGCACGGGCTCTGTTTATTAACCCAACCATCCTGTTGCTCGATGAACCTACCAATCATCTTG ATTTGGAAGCTTGTGTGTGGTTGGAGGAAACTTTAAAGAAATTTGAGCGCATTTTGGTCGTGGTTTCCCACTCCCAGGACTTCTTGAATGGTGTTTGTACTAACATCATCCACATGCAAAGCAAGAAACTGAAGCTTTACACAGGGAACTATGACCAATACGTTCAAACCCGATCTGAGTTGGaagaaaaccaaatgaaacaatACAGATGGGAACAAGAGCAAATCGCTTCGATGAAAGAGTACATCGCCCGGTTCGGACATGGATCTGCCAAACTAGCCCGTCAGGCCCAGAGTAAGGAAAAAACCCTGGCAAAAATGGAGCGTGGCGGGCTCACAGAGAAGGTGGCGAGAGATAAGATTTTGGTCTTCCGATTTACCGACGTGGGAAAGCTTCCCCCTCCTGTGCTTCAATTCGTGGAGGTAACATTTGGTTATACACCCGATAACCTCCTCTACAAGAATCTCGATTTCGGGGTGGATTTGGACTCCAGAGTGGCTCTTGTAGGGCCCAATGGAGCTGGGAAGAGCACATTGCTGAAGCTGATGACGGGGGATTTGGTCCCACTTGATGGCATGGTCCGGCGGCACAACCACCTGAGGATTGCACAGTTCCATCAGCATTTAGCTGAGAAACTTGATCTCGAATTGTCTGCTCTCCAGTTTATGATGAAAGAGTATCCTGGAAACGAGGAAGAGAAGATGAGGGCAGCGATTGGGAAGTTTGGGCTCACAGGTAAAGCCCAGGTGATGCCCATGAAGAATTTGTCTGACGGGCAGAGGAGCAGGGTGATTTTCGCGTGGTTGGCATGGAGACAGCCCCACATGCTTTTGTTGGATGAACCTACAAACCATTTGGATATCGAGACGATAGACTCGCTGGCCGAGGCTTTGAACGAATGGGATGGGGGAATGGTTCTTGTTAGTCACGATTTCAGGCTCATTAACCAGGTGGCGCAGGAGATTTGGGTGTGTGAGAATCAAACAGTGACCCGATGGGAGGGTGATATTATGGACTTTAAGGAACACCTGAGAAGTAGGGCTGGTCTTTCTGATTGA
- the LOC131322270 gene encoding ABC transporter F family member 1 isoform X2: MNTSFIQPLAKEIESLSLTFHGHDLIVDSELELNYGRRYGLLGLNGCGKSTLLTAIGCRELPIPEHMDTYHLSKEIEASDMSSLEAVISCDEERLRLEKEAEALAGQEDGGGETLERIYERLEALDASTAEKRAAEILYGLGFNKKMQEKKTRDFSGGWRMRIALARALFINPTILLLDEPTNHLDLEACVWLEETLKKFERILVVVSHSQDFLNGVCTNIIHMQSKKLKLYTGNYDQYVQTRSELEENQMKQYRWEQEQIASMKEYIARFGHGSAKLARQAQSKEKTLAKMERGGLTEKVARDKILVFRFTDVGKLPPPVLQFVEVTFGYTPDNLLYKNLDFGVDLDSRVALVGPNGAGKSTLLKLMTGDLVPLDGMVRRHNHLRIAQFHQHLAEKLDLELSALQFMMKEYPGNEEEKMRAAIGKFGLTGKAQVMPMKNLSDGQRSRVIFAWLAWRQPHMLLLDEPTNHLDIETIDSLAEALNEWDGGMVLVSHDFRLINQVAQEIWVCENQTVTRWEGDIMDFKEHLRSRAGLSD; encoded by the exons ATGAACACTTCTTTTATACAACCTCTGGCAAAGGAG ATAGAGTCTCTATCGCTGACTTTTCATGGACATGATCTGATCGTTGATTCTGAACTGGAACTCAATTATGGCAG ACGCTATGGTTTGCTTGGATTGAACGGGTGTGGAAAATCTACCCTTCTTACTGCAATTGGTTGTCGCGAGCTTCCTATTCCTGAACACATGGATACTTATCACCTCTCTAAGGAGATTGAGGCTTCCGACATGTCTTCACTTGAGGCTGTCATAAGCTGCGATGAGGAGAGGCTGAGGTTGGAGAAAGAAGCTGAAGCATTGGCAGGACAG GAGGATGGTGGTGGAGAAACTCTTGAACGCATTTATGAGCGTTTGGAAGCCCTTGACGCGTCAACTGCAGAGAAGCGTGCTGCTGAGATCTTGTATGGTCTTGGGTTTAACAAGAAGATGCAAGAGAAGAAAACACGCGACTTTTCTGGTGGCTGGAGAATGAGAATTGCTTTAGCACGGGCTCTGTTTATTAACCCAACCATCCTGTTGCTCGATGAACCTACCAATCATCTTG ATTTGGAAGCTTGTGTGTGGTTGGAGGAAACTTTAAAGAAATTTGAGCGCATTTTGGTCGTGGTTTCCCACTCCCAGGACTTCTTGAATGGTGTTTGTACTAACATCATCCACATGCAAAGCAAGAAACTGAAGCTTTACACAGGGAACTATGACCAATACGTTCAAACCCGATCTGAGTTGGaagaaaaccaaatgaaacaatACAGATGGGAACAAGAGCAAATCGCTTCGATGAAAGAGTACATCGCCCGGTTCGGACATGGATCTGCCAAACTAGCCCGTCAGGCCCAGAGTAAGGAAAAAACCCTGGCAAAAATGGAGCGTGGCGGGCTCACAGAGAAGGTGGCGAGAGATAAGATTTTGGTCTTCCGATTTACCGACGTGGGAAAGCTTCCCCCTCCTGTGCTTCAATTCGTGGAGGTAACATTTGGTTATACACCCGATAACCTCCTCTACAAGAATCTCGATTTCGGGGTGGATTTGGACTCCAGAGTGGCTCTTGTAGGGCCCAATGGAGCTGGGAAGAGCACATTGCTGAAGCTGATGACGGGGGATTTGGTCCCACTTGATGGCATGGTCCGGCGGCACAACCACCTGAGGATTGCACAGTTCCATCAGCATTTAGCTGAGAAACTTGATCTCGAATTGTCTGCTCTCCAGTTTATGATGAAAGAGTATCCTGGAAACGAGGAAGAGAAGATGAGGGCAGCGATTGGGAAGTTTGGGCTCACAGGTAAAGCCCAGGTGATGCCCATGAAGAATTTGTCTGACGGGCAGAGGAGCAGGGTGATTTTCGCGTGGTTGGCATGGAGACAGCCCCACATGCTTTTGTTGGATGAACCTACAAACCATTTGGATATCGAGACGATAGACTCGCTGGCCGAGGCTTTGAACGAATGGGATGGGGGAATGGTTCTTGTTAGTCACGATTTCAGGCTCATTAACCAGGTGGCGCAGGAGATTTGGGTGTGTGAGAATCAAACAGTGACCCGATGGGAGGGTGATATTATGGACTTTAAGGAACACCTGAGAAGTAGGGCTGGTCTTTCTGATTGA